The following proteins come from a genomic window of Andrena cerasifolii isolate SP2316 chromosome 6, iyAndCera1_principal, whole genome shotgun sequence:
- the LOC143370205 gene encoding unconventional myosin-XIX isoform X3 — protein MTTAIEQPTSPFGWDLINDLSALPENEDTIIDFLLERLQRGQIYTWVGSLLLTLNPNNEVSTSHLYNSTEFDKYSNMSNDIYEADPHIFTVAAKAHYILTRELGQNCQVIIISGETGTGKTFNAFKCLEFLSTANKTSVLPCQGDYTHNIVPRITDTCRLISAFTTACTERNEVSSRHGQLVRLHYKGGAIFGATINSFLLERSRVTRGSNNFQIFYQMMFGMSDAELAAFKLTKCEDYDLLNTVDYNKRKYFQEGFQDTLKALEVLGFDVDQRKQIFQVLALLVHMGNIRFKEDGEACTIDLIDQKSREGLKNTCILSSLTEEAVTELLTTILINPGSNWRKHTSYHRYLVTVGACRNRVHSIIRHLYDLLFHWVLNRANDALSVKHEYSEWLGILDIFGFESFDKNGIEQLCVNYANEKMQQYFIETYLENSRKDLHMEGFIENSCPLNTINMYKERLSVLEETLFSILNDACQSPVMISVSAVIQLVCEKSCNAERKVLSIKEDNFIVEHYSGPVAYSIEDLLSKNTDKVPNEISMTFKASRNKFLRSLVDIDEEQHLHTVKTFTKKGTMLAKLKYNIDTLIKELSKCDLHYVRCVKPSRTNHSEWCRKEFGKQLACTGIFDALPLAKCRYPIRLRYKDFCKRYCKRPTEIIDRNKCEIILESVVPKRDLRSLVHYGKELIFLTESIFLKLESCRRNYYIKCANKIQIFWIRHRRSALPAISKYSTGNYKVRDTANKEITPVKLILDHELRKSSNSEGDDDVFITDSVSAENNGFTAHATCATENEKEIKDLHTKENVNDVRLEDKNNIATKKLGVLGKLQHDFEIVQRKCMNFKSQLRDLHVKKCFKNNVTKLMEKIDPEKFTKSKHCKNACKRKKTIDVNCTDKNNNSLRQCLWRAALKNSVTNAGLAENDGNQRYPVYYDKEKNLYTIEMNSHTLFCKNGILSRRRLAADVKNISTTGAN, from the exons ATGACTACAGCGATAGAG CAGCCGACTTCACCGTTCGGATGGGATTTGATAAACGATTTAAGCGCCTTACCAGAAAACGAAGATACTA TTATAGACTTCCTTTTGGAACGGCTGCAACGTGGTCAAATTTACACGTGGGTCGGCTCACTGCTCCTGACACTGAACCCTAATAATGAAGTGTCTACGTCGCATTTATATAATTCCACAGAGTTTGATAAGTACAGTAACATGTCCAACGATATTTACGAAGCGGATCCTCACATATTCACCGTGGCCGCCAAGGCACATTACATCCTCACCCGAGAGCTTGGTCAAAATTGTCAG GTCATTATTATAAGTGGAGAAACCGGAACAGGAAAGACGTTCAATGCCTTCAAGTGCCTGGAATTCCTTAGCACGGCTAATAAAACTTCAGTGTTGCCCTGCCAAGGGGATTACACGCATAATATCGTGCCAAGAATCACAGACACTTGTCGTTTAATATCTGCGTTCACAACCGCGTGCACCGAAAGAAACGAAGTAAGCTCCAGACATGGACAGCTTGTGCGGCTTCACTATAAAGGTGGTGCTATCTTCGGCGCGACCATTAATTCGTTTCTTTTGGAGAGGAGCAGAGTAACAAGGGGttcgaataattttcaaatattttatcag atGATGTTTGGAATGTCGGACGCAGAACTTGCAGCTTTTAAATTAACTAAATGCGAAGATTACGATCTACTGAATACTGTAGACTATAATAAGAGGAAGTATTTTCAAGAGGGCTTTCAAGATACTTTAAAAGCCCTGGAAGTGTTGGGCTTTGATGTCGACCAGAGGAAGCAGATTTTCCAAGTTCTAGCCTTATTGGTTCACATGGGAAATATTCGATTTAAAGAGGACGGCGAAGCTTGTACAATCGATCTCATTGACCAAA AATCCAGGGAAGGTCTAAAAAATACTTGTATTCTTAGCTCTTTAACGGAGGAGGCAGTAACAGAATTGCTTACTACTATTCTCATAAACCCGGGGAGTAATTGGCGAAAGCATACCTCGTATCATCGCTACCTTGTTACTGTAGGCGCATGTCGTAATAGAGTGCATAGTATAATTAGACATTTGTACGATCTACTTTTTCACTGGGTCTTGAATCGCGCTAACGATGCTTTATCTGTAAAACACGAATATTCGGAGTGGCTCG GGATACTGGACATATTTGGTTTTGAATCTTTCGACAAGAACGGTATAGAACAGCTTTGTGTTAATTATGCCAATGAGAAGATGCAACAGTACTTTATAGAAACGTATTTGGAAAATAGTCGCAAGGATTTACACATGGAGGGTTTTATTGAAAACAGTTGTCCTCTGAATACTATTAACATGTACAAGGAACGCTTGAGTGTTCTCGAAGAAACTTTGTTCTCGATCCTAAACGAC GCATGCCAATCTCCTGTAATGATTAGCGTATCTGCAGTGATACAGTTAGTTTGTGAAAAGTCGTGTAACGCAGAGAGAAAAGTTTTAAGCATCAAGGAGGACAATTTCATTGTGGAACATTATTCTGGCCCCGTCGCGTATTCTATTGAAGATTTGTTGTCCAAAAACACTGATAAG GTTCCAAATGAAATATCCATGACTTTCAAGGCTAGTAGGAATAAATTTCTTCGTTCCTTGGTTGACATCGATGAAGAACAACATTTGCATACTGTGAAAACATTCACTAAAAAGGGAACTATGCTAgctaaattgaaatataatatagATACACTTATCAAGGAATTAAGTAAATGCGATTTGCACTACGTGCGTTGCGTTAAGCCCAG TCGAACGAATCATTCCGAGTGGTGTCGAAAAGAATTCGGAAAACAATTGGCTTGCACCGGTATCTTCGATGCCTTGCCCCTAGCCAAATGTAGATATCCGATTCGATTACGTTACAAAGATTTTTGCAAGCGGTATTGTAAAAGGCCCACAG AAATTATCGATCGCAACAAGTGCGAAATTATTTTGGAGTCGGTCGTACCTAAAAGGGATCtacgttcgttggttcattatGGAAAGGAACTGATCTTTTTGACAGAGTCTATTTTCCTGAAATTGGAATCCTGCAGAAGGAATTACTATATAAAGTGTGCTAATAAAATACAGATATTTTGGATACGGCATA GGCGCAGTGCACTTCCTGCAATCTCGAAGTATTCGACGGGTAACTATAAAGTACGAGACACGGcgaataaagaaattacacCTGTTAAACTTATTCTGGATCACGAATTGAGGAAATCAAGTAATTCCGAGGGAGACGATGATGTTTTTATTACTGATTCAGTGTCTGCTGAAAATAACGGTTTCACAGCGCATGCAACTTGTGCCACAGAGAATGAGAAGGAAATTAAAGATTTGCATActaaagaaaatgtaaatgatGTTCGTTTAGAGGATAAGAATAACATTGCAACGAAGAAACTGGGCGTTTTGGGGAAACTCCAGCATGATTTTGAAATCGTGCAAAGAAAGTGTATGAACTTCAAGAGTCAACTAAGAGATCTTcatgttaaaaaatgtttcaaaaacaacgttacgaaattaatggagaaGATCGATCCCGAGAAATTCACGAAGTCTAAACATTGCAAAAATGCCTGCAAGCGTAAGAAAACTATAGACGTTAACTGTACTGATAAGAATAACAATTCATTGAGACAGTGTTTATGGCGTGCGGCATTAAAGAATTCCGTAACGAACGCAGGACTCGCGGAAAACGATGGCAACCAAAGATACCCTGTATATTACGATAAG GAGAAGAATTTATATACCATTGAAATGAATTCTCACACGCTTTTCTGTAAAAACGGAATTTTGAGCCGGCGACGACTTGCTGCT gatgttaaaaatatttccacgACAGGTGCCAATTAG